A portion of the Pseudomonas sp. PSE14 genome contains these proteins:
- a CDS encoding flavin monoamine oxidase family protein, whose translation MKMGWLRAAALLALGVFSAVALGKDKQPTAIVVGGGLAGLSAAYELQQAGWQVTVLEAKPQVGGRSGLATSEWIGNAKVQPTLNGYLDTLKIKAVPAPEFVRTPSYLIDGVYYSSSDLKQKMPAVAADLERFEKSLDELAASIEDPLNPLSSKTLFALDQMNAARWLDKLNLSPTARLLVNQRIRSRYDEPSRLSLLYLAQQGRVYRNVDDRDLRAARLPGGSQVLAQGFVKQLKTIKTNAKVTSISQDKDGVTVKVGPTGYSADYLVLAVPLRALGNITMIPSLNEKQQAALKGTNYGWRDQILMKFKRPVWDDKSRLSGEIFSDQGLGMIWVEPATKGGANVLINLSGDNARVMQAFGDRQVLEQVLIRMNKYYPKMRGAYDGYEMRRYSTDVGTGGSYLAYGPGQISRFWRVWETPVSRVAFAGEHTDALYPGTLEGALRSGKRAASQVRDLYAGKTPVLEGKMAVADSKPAAGEAPAAKGEKKGILSWLPF comes from the coding sequence ATGAAAATGGGATGGCTGCGCGCTGCCGCGTTGCTCGCTCTGGGGGTGTTCAGCGCGGTGGCGCTGGGCAAGGACAAACAGCCGACGGCCATCGTGGTCGGCGGTGGACTGGCCGGCCTGTCGGCGGCCTACGAGCTGCAACAGGCCGGCTGGCAGGTCACCGTGCTGGAGGCCAAGCCGCAGGTGGGCGGTCGTTCGGGCCTGGCCACCAGCGAGTGGATCGGCAATGCCAAGGTGCAGCCGACGCTCAACGGCTACCTGGATACCCTGAAGATCAAGGCCGTTCCGGCCCCCGAGTTCGTGCGTACGCCGAGCTACCTGATCGACGGCGTGTATTACTCCAGCAGCGACCTGAAGCAGAAGATGCCGGCCGTCGCCGCTGATCTGGAGCGCTTCGAGAAGTCCCTGGACGAGCTGGCCGCCTCCATCGAGGACCCGCTCAACCCACTGTCGAGCAAGACCCTGTTCGCGCTGGACCAGATGAACGCCGCGCGCTGGCTGGACAAGCTGAACCTGTCGCCGACCGCTCGCCTGCTGGTCAACCAGCGCATCCGCTCGCGCTATGACGAACCGTCGCGCCTATCGCTGCTGTACCTCGCCCAGCAGGGCCGCGTGTACCGCAATGTCGACGACCGCGACCTGCGTGCCGCGCGTCTGCCGGGTGGCAGCCAGGTGCTGGCCCAGGGCTTCGTCAAGCAGCTCAAGACCATCAAGACCAACGCCAAGGTCACCTCGATCAGCCAGGACAAGGACGGCGTGACCGTCAAGGTCGGCCCCACCGGCTACAGCGCCGATTACCTGGTACTGGCCGTGCCGCTGCGTGCGCTGGGCAACATCACCATGATCCCGAGCCTGAACGAGAAGCAGCAGGCGGCGCTCAAGGGCACCAACTACGGCTGGCGCGACCAGATCCTGATGAAGTTCAAGCGCCCGGTGTGGGACGACAAGTCGCGCCTGTCCGGTGAAATCTTCAGCGATCAGGGTCTGGGCATGATCTGGGTCGAGCCCGCCACCAAGGGCGGCGCCAACGTGCTGATCAACCTGTCCGGCGACAACGCCCGCGTGATGCAGGCCTTCGGCGACCGCCAGGTGCTGGAGCAGGTGCTGATCCGCATGAACAAGTACTACCCGAAGATGCGCGGCGCGTACGACGGCTATGAAATGCGCCGCTACAGCACCGACGTCGGTACCGGCGGCTCCTACCTGGCCTATGGCCCGGGCCAGATCAGCCGCTTCTGGCGCGTCTGGGAAACCCCGGTGTCCCGCGTGGCCTTCGCCGGCGAGCACACCGATGCCCTCTACCCGGGCACCCTGGAAGGCGCGCTGCGCAGCGGCAAGCGCGCCGCCAGCCAGGTCCGCGACCTGTATGCCGGCAAGACGCCGGTGCTGGAAGGCAAGATGGCCGTGGCCGACAGCAAGCCGGCCGCTGGTGAGGCTCCGGCCGCCAAGGGTGAGAAGAAGGGCATCCTGTCCTGGCTGCCGTTCTGA
- a CDS encoding 16S rRNA (uracil(1498)-N(3))-methyltransferase, with amino-acid sequence MRLSRFFIDASLSLGQHELPEAQAHYIGRVLRHSAGDAVQLFDGSGREYLGELIEVGKKTVRVELREAFDGQPESPLRVHLGQGLSRGERMDWAIQKATELGASEITPIVSERCEVRLKDERADKRMAHWRQVAISACEQCGRSMLPVLNAPVTLAEWLESCGAQLKLVLHPVAEPLTSHDKPQSLAFLIGPEGGLSDAEVEQAKSAGFHAARLGPRVLRTETAPVVALSVAQQLWGDF; translated from the coding sequence ATGCGCCTCTCCCGCTTCTTCATCGACGCCTCGCTCTCCCTCGGCCAGCACGAGCTGCCCGAAGCCCAGGCCCACTACATCGGCCGCGTGCTGCGCCATTCGGCGGGCGACGCCGTGCAACTGTTCGACGGTTCCGGCCGCGAATACCTGGGCGAGCTGATCGAAGTCGGCAAGAAGACGGTGCGCGTGGAACTGCGTGAAGCATTCGACGGCCAGCCCGAATCGCCGCTGCGCGTGCACCTGGGCCAGGGCCTGTCCCGTGGCGAGCGCATGGACTGGGCGATCCAGAAGGCCACCGAACTGGGCGCCAGCGAGATCACTCCGATCGTCAGCGAACGCTGCGAAGTGCGCCTGAAGGACGAACGCGCCGACAAGCGCATGGCCCATTGGCGCCAGGTGGCGATCAGCGCCTGCGAACAGTGCGGCCGCTCGATGCTGCCGGTGCTCAATGCGCCGGTCACCCTGGCGGAGTGGCTGGAAAGCTGCGGGGCACAGCTCAAGCTGGTGCTGCACCCGGTGGCGGAGCCGCTGACCAGTCATGACAAGCCGCAGAGCCTGGCTTTCCTGATCGGGCCGGAAGGTGGCTTGAGCGATGCAGAGGTGGAACAGGCGAAGTCGGCCGGATTCCATGCGGCGCGACTGGGGCCGCGGGTGCTGCGGACCGAGACCGCGCCGGTGGTTGCGCTGAGCGTGGCACAGCAGCTTTGGGGCGATTTCTAA
- a CDS encoding MarR family transcriptional regulator, whose translation MTHTVNPELPQALMKVFDHLRESIQDQLYAEGIDLAPPDIRLLELIAADAGQSLQSLGRKLCRDKALVTRKIREMEALGLVRRERNPGDQRSFQLFLTEAGRTVESRTQAILARTHDALFAPLDDAQQQLLTHLLQECLPGRTE comes from the coding sequence ATGACCCATACCGTGAATCCCGAGCTGCCGCAGGCCCTGATGAAGGTCTTCGACCACCTGCGCGAAAGCATCCAGGACCAGCTGTACGCCGAAGGTATCGACCTCGCGCCGCCGGACATCCGCCTGCTCGAACTGATCGCCGCCGATGCCGGACAGAGCCTGCAGAGCCTGGGCCGCAAGCTGTGCCGCGACAAGGCGCTGGTCACCCGCAAGATTCGCGAGATGGAAGCGCTCGGACTGGTCCGCCGCGAGCGCAACCCCGGCGACCAACGCAGCTTCCAGCTGTTCCTCACCGAGGCCGGACGGACAGTCGAGTCCCGCACCCAGGCCATCCTCGCACGCACCCATGACGCTCTGTTTGCGCCGCTGGACGATGCCCAGCAACAGTTGCTCACCCACTTGCTCCAGGAGTGCCTGCCAGGCCGCACGGAGTGA
- a CDS encoding cytochrome b: MQWRNSPSRYGLVSLFLHWGSALVVFGLFGLGLWMRELDYYDTWYHRAPEIHKGIGILLLIALVLRVLWRFVSPPPPAPASHGRNTRLATTLGHLGLYGLLFTAMIAGYLISTAEGKPISVFGWFDVPATLSGLPDQADVAGVIHLYLAWALVVLAVLHALAALKHHFIDRDATLTRMLGRAAK; this comes from the coding sequence ATGCAATGGCGTAATTCCCCCTCCCGCTACGGACTGGTCAGCCTGTTCCTGCACTGGGGCAGTGCGCTGGTGGTCTTCGGCCTGTTCGGCCTGGGCCTGTGGATGCGCGAGCTGGACTACTACGACACCTGGTACCACCGCGCTCCGGAAATCCACAAAGGCATCGGCATCCTGCTGCTCATCGCGCTGGTTCTGCGCGTGCTCTGGCGTTTCGTCAGCCCGCCGCCGCCGGCCCCGGCCAGCCATGGCCGGAACACCCGGCTGGCGACCACGCTGGGCCACCTCGGCCTGTATGGTCTGTTGTTCACCGCAATGATCGCCGGCTACCTGATCTCCACCGCCGAAGGTAAGCCGATCAGTGTGTTCGGCTGGTTCGACGTGCCCGCCACCCTCAGCGGGCTGCCCGACCAGGCCGATGTAGCGGGCGTCATCCACCTGTACCTGGCCTGGGCACTGGTGGTGCTGGCCGTGCTGCACGCCCTGGCGGCCCTCAAACACCATTTCATCGATCGCGACGCCACGCTGACACGCATGCTCGGCCGCGCCGCGAAGTAA
- a CDS encoding YceI family protein, whose product MLKKTFAALALGTALLSAGQAMAADYKIDKEGQHAFIEFRIKHLGYSWLYGRFDDFDGAFTFDEKNPSADKVKVTINTNSVNSNHAERDKHLRSADFLNVSKNPTATFESTAVKADGKNAEITGNLTLNGVTKPVTIKAELVGQGDDPWGGYRAGFIGTTTLKLKDFNIQRDLGPASQEVELTLSVEGVRQ is encoded by the coding sequence ATGCTGAAGAAGACCTTCGCCGCGCTGGCTCTGGGCACCGCTCTGCTCTCCGCCGGCCAAGCCATGGCCGCGGACTACAAGATCGACAAGGAAGGCCAGCACGCCTTCATCGAGTTCCGCATCAAGCACCTGGGCTACAGCTGGCTGTATGGCCGTTTCGACGACTTCGACGGTGCCTTCACCTTCGACGAGAAGAACCCGTCCGCCGACAAGGTCAAGGTGACCATCAACACCAACAGCGTGAACTCCAACCACGCCGAGCGTGACAAGCACCTGCGCAGCGCGGACTTCCTCAACGTTTCGAAGAACCCGACCGCGACCTTCGAGTCCACCGCCGTGAAGGCCGATGGCAAGAACGCCGAGATCACCGGCAACCTGACCCTGAATGGCGTGACCAAGCCGGTCACCATCAAGGCCGAGTTGGTTGGCCAGGGCGACGACCCGTGGGGCGGCTACCGTGCCGGCTTCATCGGCACCACCACCCTCAAGCTGAAGGACTTCAACATTCAGCGCGACCTCGGCCCGGCTTCCCAGGAAGTGGAGCTGACCCTGTCGGTCGAAGGGGTGCGTCAGTAA
- a CDS encoding adenosylmethionine--8-amino-7-oxononanoate transaminase, producing the protein MGLNAEWMQRDLQVLWHPCTQMKDHERLPVIPIRRGEGIWLEDFEGKRYLDAVSSWWVNVFGHANPRINQRIKDQVDQLEHVILAGFSHQPVIELSERLLRLAPAGLSRVFYADSGSAGIEVALKMSYHYWHNLGQPEKKRFITLTNSYHGETVAAMSVGDVALFTETYKSLLMDTIKVPTPDCYLRPEGVSWEEHSRTMFAAMEQALEQHHKEVAAVIVEPLVQGAGGMRMYHPVYLKLLREACDRYGVHLIHDEIAVGFGRTGTMFACEQAGITPDFLVLSKALTGGYLAMSAVLTTENVYQAFYDDYATLRAFLHSHTYTGNPLACAAALATLDIFEQDNVIEANKALAAKMASATAHLADHPHVSEIRQTGMILAIEMVQDKATKTAYPWQERRGLKVFQHGLERGALLRPLGSVVYFLPPYIITPEQIDFLAEVASEGIDIATRDSVSVAVSERFPGHRDPG; encoded by the coding sequence ATGGGCCTGAATGCCGAGTGGATGCAGCGTGATCTCCAGGTGCTGTGGCACCCCTGCACCCAGATGAAAGACCACGAACGCCTGCCGGTGATTCCGATCCGCCGCGGCGAAGGCATCTGGCTGGAGGACTTCGAAGGCAAGCGCTACCTGGATGCGGTCAGCTCCTGGTGGGTCAACGTCTTCGGCCACGCCAACCCGCGCATCAACCAGCGCATCAAGGACCAGGTGGACCAGCTGGAGCACGTGATCCTCGCCGGTTTCAGCCACCAGCCCGTGATCGAGCTGTCCGAGCGCCTGCTGCGTCTGGCCCCGGCGGGGCTGTCCCGGGTGTTCTACGCCGACAGCGGCTCGGCCGGCATCGAGGTGGCGCTGAAGATGAGCTACCACTACTGGCACAACCTCGGCCAGCCGGAGAAGAAACGCTTCATCACCCTGACCAACAGCTACCACGGCGAGACCGTGGCGGCGATGTCGGTGGGCGACGTGGCGCTGTTCACCGAGACCTACAAGTCGCTGCTGATGGACACCATCAAGGTGCCGACGCCCGACTGCTACCTGCGCCCGGAAGGCGTGAGCTGGGAAGAGCACTCGCGGACGATGTTCGCGGCGATGGAGCAGGCACTGGAGCAGCACCATAAGGAAGTCGCGGCGGTCATCGTCGAGCCCCTGGTGCAGGGCGCCGGCGGCATGCGCATGTACCACCCGGTCTACCTCAAGCTGCTCCGCGAAGCCTGCGACCGCTACGGCGTGCACCTGATCCACGACGAGATCGCCGTGGGCTTCGGCCGCACCGGCACCATGTTCGCCTGCGAACAGGCCGGCATCACCCCGGACTTCCTGGTGCTGTCCAAGGCGCTGACCGGCGGCTACCTGGCGATGAGCGCCGTGCTCACCACCGAGAACGTCTACCAGGCGTTCTACGACGACTACGCCACCCTGCGCGCCTTCCTCCACTCGCACACCTACACCGGCAACCCGCTGGCCTGCGCCGCCGCCCTGGCGACCCTGGACATCTTCGAGCAGGACAACGTCATCGAGGCCAACAAGGCCCTGGCGGCGAAGATGGCCAGCGCCACCGCGCACCTGGCCGACCACCCGCATGTCTCGGAAATCCGCCAGACCGGCATGATCCTCGCCATCGAGATGGTCCAGGACAAGGCGACGAAAACCGCCTACCCCTGGCAGGAACGCCGCGGCCTCAAGGTCTTCCAGCACGGCCTGGAACGCGGTGCGCTGCTCCGTCCGCTGGGCAGCGTGGTGTACTTCCTGCCGCCGTACATCATCACCCCCGAACAGATCGACTTCCTCGCCGAAGTCGCCAGTGAAGGCATCGACATCGCCACCCGCGACAGCGTGAGCGTGGCGGTCAGCGAACGCTTCCCCGGGCATCGCGATCCGGGCTGA